One stretch of Paroedura picta isolate Pp20150507F chromosome 13, Ppicta_v3.0, whole genome shotgun sequence DNA includes these proteins:
- the LOC143822946 gene encoding LOW QUALITY PROTEIN: voltage-gated potassium channel KCNC1-like (The sequence of the model RefSeq protein was modified relative to this genomic sequence to represent the inferred CDS: inserted 1 base in 1 codon) — protein sequence MVFLFIKSWFAFLATLSHKLGCRPQDILFFLSYSCWLHLLFVPQNCLTKQRALPESRRMNSSRGKITLNVGGVRHETTXGVLQAFPQTKLCCLTEPQAEAVFDYDRDSKEFFFDRSPQLFSAVLNYYRTKHLHCPEDICKSTFEEELAFWEISHVPVAPCCWQKVAAAESRAAEDPLWEERSEAVSQSLLGPGEGRHLSRQARQQPKIWALFAKPFSSWPAKCLAAVSLLFNVGIVIIFEEKSRAQIHHLHHEGIINDTDHQIPSVFYQPANNFLYLEFFCILWFTFEFSTRLTFCPDKNKFLMNPLNITDFLSLFPVFIELFFTGHVVNMLSLLSWLGLLRVLYIVKLLKVFRLLETPLMLRILPFAFRSLLKEVFILLMVLTFEVLFFGALCYHADLLEPDTHFDGMVSSFYWATITLTTVGYGDMYAVTPFGKAIACCTAICGILTIIVPLPIFFCKFQGYYATAITKEKLKSNKRSS from the exons ATGGTCTTTCTTTTTATTAAAAGCTGGTTTGCttttctggcaaccctaagccacAAGCTTGGATGTCGGCCACAGGACATCTTGTTTTTCCTGAGCTACTCTTGCTGGTTACATCTCTTGTTCGTCCCACAAAACTGTCTAACAAAGCAAAG GGCACTTCCAGAGAGCCGAAGGATGAACTCCTCCAGAGGGAAGATCACCTTGAATGTGGGTGGAGTCCGGCATGAGACCA CCGgcgtcctccaggccttcccacaGACCAAGCTCTGCTGCCTCACGGAGCCCCAGGCCGAAGCCGTCTTTGACTACGACCGTGACTCCAAAGAGTTCTTCTTTGACCGAAGCCCTCAGCTGTTCAGTGCAGTGCTGAACTACTACAGGACCAAGCATCTCCACTGCCCAGAGGATATCTGCAAGTCTACGTTTGAGGAGGAGCTGGCGTTTTGGGAGATCAGCCATGTGCCCGTGGCTCCCTGTTGTTGGCAGAAGGTGGCAGCTGCAGAGTCCAGGGCGGCTGAGGACCCTCTCTGGGAGGAGAGAAGTGAGGCTGTCAGCCAGAGTCTCCTTGGCccaggggaaggaaggcatcTCAGCAGGCAGGCCAGGCAGCAGCCCAAGATCTGGGCTCTCTTTGCAAAACCCTTCTCTAGTTGGCCTGCAAAG TGCCTGGCTGCTGTTTCTCTACTCTTCAACGTTGGCATAGTCATCATTTTTGAGGAGAAGAGTCGTGCACAGATACACCATCTCCATCATGAAGGCATCATAAATGATACAGACCATCAGATCCCTTCTGTCTTCTACCAGCCAGCTAATAACTTCTTATACTTGGAGTTTTTCTGCATCCTCTGGTTCACATTTGAGTTTTCTACACGACTCACATTCTGCCCAGACAAAAATAAATTCCTTATGAACCCTCTGAATATTACAGATTTCCTTTCTCTGTTTCCCGTTTTCATTGAACTCTTCTTCACTGGACATGTCGTGAATATGCTAAGCCTCTTATCTTGGCTGGGCCTGCTCCGGGTACTCTACATCGTCAAACTCTTGAAGGTCTTTCGGCTCCTGGAGACCCCCCTGATGCTCCGAATTCTGCCCTTTGCCTTCCGGTCCCTCTTGAAGGAGGTCTTCATTCTCCTGATGGTTTTGACCTTTGAGGTCCTTTTCTTCGGTGCCCTCTGCTACCACGCAGATCTCCTTGAACCCGACACACACTTTGATGGAATGGTCTCTTCTTTCTATTGGGCTACGATCACCCTGACCACGGTTGGCTACGGAGACATGTATGCCGTCACTCCCTTTGGCAAAGCCATCGCCTGCTGCACAGCAATCTGTGGCATTTTGACCATCATTGTTCCTCTCCCAATCTTTTTTTGCAAGTTCCAGGGCTATTATGCCACTGCCATAACAAAGGAGAAGTTGAAAAGCAACAAGAGGAGCAGCTGA